The Williamwhitmania taraxaci genome contains the following window.
CTGAGGCCAAAAACTACAAATTGCTAAATGCAAGCAAATTTACCGAACTTTCTGTGGAGGCTGCTCTTAACAACTACGCATTAAAAGGCGCTGCTGGAACAGTAGATTACTACAATACCGCATATGGTCTTAATTTCCCTTATGATGCTGCAGGTATGAAAGATTTCCTGTATTGGTATACACCCGGAGTTGAAGGAGTTGATACCGACTGGTTGAAAGAAGTTACCCGCACAGGTATGATTAATCAATATACGATTGACATCCAAAGCGGTGGGAAAGAAAAGACTTCCATGAAGTACTATCTATCCGTTGATTATTTAACTAACACTGCGATCATTAAAGGAAAAGATTTATCCCGATACAATGTTCGTTTCAATTTTGATCAAGCACCTTCGGATTATATTAAGTTCGGATTAAACTCTAACTTCTCACATACCGAAACCAATATGGGTGCAGGCGGTGGATACTTCTCCGACCCTATGACTCAGGCCTACATGCAAGCACCTATTAATGGTCCTAAGAATGAGGATGGAACTTGGAATTTTAGTACCGTAAATGGATACAATCCTGTTGCACAACGCAGTGGACTTGGAGACAAAAGTCTTGCTAAGCAAAACAGAGCCCTCTTTTCGCCATATGTACAGGTAAATATAACCCCAGATTTATTCTTCATTTCACGTGAAGGTATGGATGCCTATTTCATGGACGAGTTTGGATACTGGTCGTTTCTTCAGCCTCAGGGAAAAGATATGAGAGGAATGGGTGAAAAGGGGAATACTTCCAACATCCTGCTTACCTCAACCAACACAATGAACTATCTTAAAACATTTGGAGGAGTTCATAATGTAAATATTATGGTTGGTCAAGAAGCCCAAAAGAATACAATTGATTACGCTTATCTTTCGGGTAGCAACTATGCGGTTGATTATTTAAATCAGGTAAGTCTAACTTCCATCCCCGGTAGCGCAAAATCTACTAAAGATGAAATAATACTTCAATCGTATTTTGGAAATGCACAGTACGACTATAATAACAAATACTACCTTTCTGGAAGTTTCCGTGTAGACGGATCATCTCGCTTTGTTAAAGATAACTATTGGGGTAAATTCTGGTCAGTTGGAGCAAAATACCGTATTTCATCGGAAAGTTTCATGGAGTCCACCAAGGGTTGGTTAAATACTCTAATGGTTCGATCCAGTTATGGAACCACAGGTAATCAAACAGTTGGTGGATCATGGTATGCTGCCCGAAACTTGTACGATTTTGGTTACAACTACAACCAAAAGCCAGGTAGCGCTCACCTTCAGTTTGGTAACGATGATCTTAAGTGGGAGTATACTGCTAAGTTTAACGTAGGTATGGATATCACCATTTTTGATAGAGTTTCTATCACTGCTGATTACTATGACCACAAGACAAAGGATATGGTTTTCGAAGTACCTGTATCTGAATCTACTGGATTAGACGCCTACTACAAAAACATCGGTGAACTATCAAACAAAGGGTATGAGTTGTCTATCAACGTAAACCTTCTTAAAACAAACGACTTCAATTGGGACGTAACTCTTAACGGCTCACACAATGAAAATAGAATTGAAAAGTTAAGTACCGATGCTCCAATTTCAAGCACCTATACCATTATTGAAGAAGGTAAAGACATTTATACCTTTAAGATGAAAGAATGGGCTGGCGTTGATCCAGCAACAGGTAGAGGAATGTGGTATAAGGGTGAATCTGGTGAAGAAACAACCTTCAACTACAATGAAGCTGGAAAAAGATACCTTGGCTCTGCTAGTCCGAAATTTCAAGGATCATTCAGTACTAACTTCTCATATAAAGGTATAGATTTTGCACTTCAATTGACCACATCAGTTGGTGGAAAAATTTATGGAAATAACCTTCGCTATGATGAACATACTGGCGGTAGTTTTGGTAATAACTTCACCGAATATGTTTACGACAACAGGTGGCAGAAACCAGGCGATAATGCAAAAGTTCCTCAGCTTGTTGCCATAGATGGGTTCAATGAAAGTGCGCATTCATCCCGCTATTTAATGAGTGGCGATTACGTGAAGATACGTTCTATATCTTTAGGCTATAATCTGCCAAAAGAAATACTTCAGAAAATGTTTGTTAAAAGTTTGAGGGTATTTGCCACTGCTGATAATGTTTACACATTTGCTGCTTCAGATTATAGAGGCTTCGATCCATCAGGCATTGGTGCCAATGGTGTGCAATGGTGGAATTATCCAACCCCACGCACCTATACATTTGGATTGACCTTAGGCTTTTAGTTAAAAACTTAAAAAATGGAGTTAAAAAATATGAAGAAGATAATCGCAATTTCAGCACTTAGTATCTTCTTGGTTGGCCTCGTTTCGTGTGAAAAGGAAACTGATTTATACCAATCAATAAAAACAGAGGATGCTTACAAAACAGTTCTCGATGTCGATAATGGCATAAATGGTGCATACTACGCACTCGGTAGTTATCGCTTATTAGGTATGAATGTACCTGCATTAGGCGATATGGCTACGGACGTGTCTAAAGCAGATGCATCAAGTGGCCATTTTGTAACTATTAACAAGTATACAGCAAACCAATACTCAGGGGAGTTAAATGAAATATGGCTCTATGGGTATAAGGTTATTGACAGGTGCGTTAGAGCTACCAATGGGGCAGAACTATTGTTGGAAACGACAACCAACGAGGACGATATGGCAACTCTTTATAAGTCGTTATCTCAGGCTTATTCATTAAGAGCATTAACCAATTTTTACTTGGTTAATATTTTCGGCTTACCTTACCAACCAGGTGTTCAAAACACCCAGAAAGGTATTATTCTGCTTGAGAATGCGCCTATAGAACCATTCGCAACTGTTTCACGCTCTAGCGTAGAGGCTACTTATGCTCAAATCCTAAGCCAAATACAAAAAGCAAAAGATTACTATACTTTGTATGATAATGCTGGTGGAAAAAGCCTAAGTGCTTTTTATATGGGCGAAGGTGCCATTTACGCACTTGAAGCAAGAGTTAAACTTTACATGCATGACTGGAATGGAGCGTTAATCGCAGCCCAAACAGCCATTGATATTAAGGGACCAAAGGCTGTTTCTAATGACATCTACCAAACAATGTGGAGGTCAATTGCAATTACCGATGAAGATATTTTCACAATAGCCAAATCGGATAACGACAACCTCTCAGCAAATTCGCTTAATACACTCTATGGCTCCTATAAGGGACAAATATCTGCATTTACTAAAAGTCTTTTAGATGCTACAGATATTCGCAAGGCGCTTATAGCGACTTTCACCTCAGCGAATCAACCCGCTAAATTCCAAGGTACCTCAACCTCTCAAGCAACAAGTAACATTCCTATTTTCAGGGTATCTGAAATGTATCTGATTATTGCAGAAGGAACTGCTCAACTGAATGTTGATCTTGATGCTGCTAAAGATGCTTTACTATTCACTGCACAGAGGAATACTGCTATCACAACCACAGCAGATTTACCTGCAACTCAAGCAGATTTGCTCACCTTTATTGCAAAAGAAAATGTTAGAGAATTCTTTGCTGAAGGACACCGCTGGTTTGACTTACGCAGGACAGGAAATACATTTTTGTTTGGTGGTAAAGTTTTTGACGTTGCAAAGTTTGTTTTTCCAATTCCTGATGCAGAGGTTGCCTCTGGTGCTGGTGTTGAGCAAAATGACAATTGGTTTGTTGCTATTCCTAAATAGGAGTGATATTTGGAACGATTAAGTTCCAATACAACATACTGTTTATAAATGAGAGCTGCCTTCGGGCAGCTTTTTTTTGCAGTAGATTAAACCTTTACCACTTCATAAGAGATTAATTACTACGTTACAAAAGTCACTGAACCTATTGCGTTAATTATCATAGCATTCTGTATTACAATGACGTAGAAAAACATAGCGGTATTGATGTAACAAAATGACAACTAATTTTGCAGCACAAAAAACGCAACTTCACAGTAGAGGTCACGCTTCTGAGAAAAATTCAGTAGGAGTTTGGGCACTTTTGTTAAATGTAAGAAGGATGATTTTTTCAATTTTTACAACGTTTAAGATTTTTTTCGTGTGTTAACAGTTTCTGATCTATTTTCGAAGCACATATAAGAAGCCATACATCTAATTTACAGAATTTTCATTCATCTTAAAGAACACCCCACATTACTGTCCGACGTAGGAAACCAAACAATTGGAATGGGTTAAAAAGGCCAAGAAAAGATATTGTATTTGATCTACTATTCCTTATGCGCTATGAGGAAAAGTAACTGTAAGTGTTTTCAGTATTGTAGAATAAGGAACATCCAACGATAGCATACCTCGTAGATATCCAACATAGCATTACTAGAACTTTGTGTTTCTTTAAACGGACAATGGTGTAATGACATAAAAAATATCCTCACTTTCTTATCGCTGCTGCATTACTTCAAAAACCATAATTACCTAGGCGTTGAAAATTTCAACCTCGACACAACCTCCATGTAATAATTGCTAGAAATACTTTTTTTTAATGGATGGAGTCAAATATGATATTTTGAAAATAATTATTCCTATCATTGCCAATATTTTTGAAAAAGCGTCACCGTAGTACTTTTGGGAAAGAGTAGTAATTTATTTTAGATACACCCTGAGAAGTGTATAGACTTAGTAAAATCAATAATCATCAATAGTTTAAGTCTATTGTTTGAGTCTGTATGTCATCAAATGTTTCTGCCCTCCCCCTTAAGGCTATGGTAATCCAACTTTGGATATAGTGACATTCATTATATTATTGTAAGAATCATAACCTAAATCTAATTTTAACCTATGAAAAAGCTCATTGCTTTAGTTGCAATCCTAGGCCTAATAGGATTGCAGGGCGCGTTCGCACAGACGCGTTCAATCAAAGGAACTGTCACCTCCAAGGAGGATGGCATGGGCCTACCAGGCGTAAACGTCACTGTAAAGGGCACTACAATAGGAACAGCTACCGACATGGATGGTAACTTTAACTTAAATGTATCATCTGATGCAACGATTTTAGTAATTTCTTCAATTGGCTACCAAACACTAGAAATGCCAGTTCAAGATGTTATAACTGTTGCACTCGAAAGTGAATCGAAAAAAATTGACGAAGTAATGGTCGTCGCTTTCGGAACTACCAAGAAGAGTTCCTTTACTGGATCAGCTTCAACGGTTAATACAGCAAAAATTGACAGCCGCCCAATTACCAACATTACTCAGGCTCTAGAAGGAGCTGCTTCCGGAGTACAATTTACTGCAGCATCCGGCCAACCAGGTTCTGAACAAGCAATAAGAATCCGTGGTTTTGGATCAATTAACGCCTCAAACGATCCACTGTATATTTTGGATGGTGTTCCTTATCCCGGAACCCTTTCCAGTATCAATCCTTCCGACATTGAGAATGTAACTATTCTTAAGGATGCTGCATCCACGGCACTATACGGTAGTAAAGCAGCGAATGGAGTTATTATTGTAACTACGAAGAAAGGGAAAAAAGGCACAAGTGTTTTTCAAGTAAAAGCAAGCCAAGGTTATTCTGTTCGTGGGATTAAGGAATACGATAGAGTTGGAGTTGCCGACTACTATACTTTAATGTGGGAAGCCGACAGAAATAATAAATTATACAATGCAACCGTTCTTCCAACGGAAGCAGTAGCAAACCTTGCCGCAACAAACGGACTTATCACCAATCTGAAATTCAATATTTTAGACGTACCCAACAACGAAATTGTTGTTGATGGTGTTTTTAACCCTAATGCTAAAGTAAAATCGCTAGTTGCGGAAGATTTAAACTGGCTAGATAACATACAACGCACAGGTAAACGGAGTGAATACTCTGTAATGTACAGCGGTGGACAAGAAAACACTGACTACATGTATTCCATGGGCTATACCAAGGACGATGGCTACATTATTAACTCCGACCTAGAGCGATTTACTGGTAGAATAAACGTAAACTCAAGAATTAAGAAATGGTTGAAAACAGGTCTTAATGTTTCTGGAACTAAAACGAAATCAAACTATCAAGTTAGCGATGATGCTGATAACAGTTCGAGTTACAATAACCCATTTAACTTCACCAGAGGTATGGGACCGATCTACCCAGTATATGCTCACGATTTAACTACTACTGAAGGGGATTATTATCTTGGGTTGGAAGGAGAACGCCTCTACGACTATGGTCAAGTAGGAACAAATAGAGCATCCGGTGCTTCCACTGGTCGTCACGTTGTGGCAGAAACCAAATGGAATAAGAATGTCATAAATAGGAACGTGATGAATTCTAGAGCATATGCAGAGTTCACCTTTATGGAAGGTCTAAAGTTAACTACCAATTTTGGTATGGACTTAAATAACTATTACCTTTCCAAATACGAAAACTCTAAAGTTGGCGATGGTGCACCTGCTGGACGAGCATCAAAAACAAACTCTCTGACAACCATATATAACTTGCAGCAACTGCTTGAGTATTCGAAAAACTACAATAAGCACAACTTTACTATTCTTGCTGGACATGAAAGTTATCAGTACAACTATGCATACGTATACGGCATGAAAAATACTGAAACTGCCACCAATAACTTTGAACTTATCAACTTTACAACAGTGAGTTCGCTAGACTCTTATGCTAGAGACTACGCCACTGAAGGATACCTTTCGAGATTAGAATACAACTTCGATAACAAGTATTTCCTTTCCGGATCAGTTAGGGCCGATGGAACTTCAAGATTTCAAAAGGACAACCGTTGGGGGAAATTCTGGTCAGTTGGTGGTGCTTGGAGGCTCGATCAAGAAGATTTCATCAAGAACATTAAGGCAATTGATCAACTAAAACTTAGAGTTTCTTACGGTGAATTAGGCAATGACAATATCGGAACCTATTACGGCTATCAAGCAGTCTATAATTTAGGTAACAATAATGCGGGTCAAGCCGGTTACCTTCAAGGATATATTGGAAATGACAATGTTCAATGGGAAACAAATAAAAGTTTAGATTTCGGTATTGAATTTGGAGTCCTCAATATGATTAGAGGTAATGTTGATATCTACAAAAGAATGTCGGACAACCTCCTCTTTGACGTTCCATTGCCAATATCTAGCGGATATGTATACCAAACACAGAACATTGGTAGTATGGAAAATAGGGGTATTGAACTTAGTTTAGCCATTGACCCCATTAAAACAAGGGAATTCAAGTGGACTGTTGATGTAAACCTATCTACCGTAAAGAACGAAATCACAAAGTTACCTCAAGAGGAATTGATCGTTGGTACGAAAAAACTCATGAAGGGTCACTCTCTCTATGAGTTCTGGCTACGTGAGTGCAAAGGTGTAGATCCAACAGACGGTATAGCACTATTTGCTGGAGATATGAGTCAATACTCGGTTCAAACTGCGAAAAACTACCGCATCATTGGATCAGACACCTTGGCAACGAATCAAAACTACGCCAAGTATCACTATGCTGGCAGCGCAATTCCAGACCTTACGGGAAGTATCGCAAATAGCGTTAGCTACAAAAATTTCGAACTATCAGTTCTGATTACTTTCCAAGTTGGAGGTAAAGTTTATGATGCAACCTACGCGAATATCATGAGTTCTGGAACCTACGGTGGAGCCCTTCACAAAGATATATTGGATCGCTGGCAAAAACCTGGCGATATCACAGATATCCCAAGAATGGATGCAGGGAAAACAGCTACCTTCAATGCTTCGTCTGATAGATGGTTGGTGGATGCCTCTTATCTAAACATCCGTAACATAAATTTATCTTACAACTTACCTCAATCTTGGTTGACCAAAATTGACCTCGCTTCTTGCAAGGTATTTTTTGGCGCCGAAAACATTGCTATGTTTACCAAACGTGCAGGTATGAATGTTCAGCAAAACTTTTCTGGAGTTACCTCAAATGTATATGTACCAGCAAGAGGTTTCACCGCCGGTATTAACTTTACCTTTTAACAAAAATAATTACTACTATGAGAAAAATAAAATATATACTGGGGATAGCAGCAATTCTCTCCCTTGGAGCGTGTAGTAAAGATTTTCTTGAAACTGCACCAACAGAATCGATTCCTGCTGAAGATGCCTTCAACACAACCTCCGATGCCTACGCCGCATTAAACGGTATCCACCGTGCTATGTTCTTTCAATACGACGCACAGGATCAGGCAGGACAAGGTTCAATAATGATCGATGCCGATTTGCTTGGTGAGGATCTAGTTATGACCACCCTAGGAAACAGTTGGTTTGTCTCGACTTACAGATGGATTGACCATCGTAATGCGAGCAGTAGTGGTCTGCCTCGTTTCGCTTGGAAGTTCTACTATAAGATTATCAGCAACGCCAATACAATAATCAACAAAATTGATAACTGTGTTGGACCTGACAAAGACAAGAATCAAATTAAAGGACAGGCATTTGCATTTCGCGCATGGGCCTACTTTAACCTAGTTCAACTTTATGGCAAGCGGTATGATGTAACAACTGTTCCTAATACCCAACTTGGTGTACCATTGCTTTTGACCAATACAATTATGGGCCAGCCAAGAGCAACTGTTGAAGAAAACTACGCACAAATTAATGCCGACTTAGACTCCTCCTTCGTTCGCTTGTCGAATACTTATGCACGAGATGCCAAGTCGCACATTAACTTAAAAGTTGCACAAGGATTAAAGGCAAGAGTTGCACTAACCATGGGCGATTATACAAACGCTGCAACCTATGCTGCTCTAGCAAGAACGGGCTATACACCAATGAATACTACTCAATACCGAGATGGATTTAGTAGTATCACTAATCCTGAATGGATGTGGGGTAGCGCACAAATTTCAGACCAGACAACCTATTTCTACTCGTTTTTTGCATACATGTCTTTGAATTTCAGTTCTACCAACATCCGAAGTAATCCTAAGGCAATCAATAATTTGGTATATAACAAAATTCCTGCTACCGATATTCGTAAGCAACTTTGGTGGGACGGAACCCCTGCTTCTTGGACTTCAGGAGCTTGGACTCTACCGACAACTTCCTTCGCAAAATATGCTTATATGAACAGAAAGTTCGTTGTTGCTACATATACCAGTAGCGTTGGAGATGTTGTATACATGCGCGCAGCAGAAATGTATCTAATAGAGGCTGAAGCACTAGCAAGAAGTGGTCAAGATGGCCCAGCGCAAAATGCACTGTTTACTCTAGTTTCGACTAGAGATAATGCATATGTAAAATCCACCAGCACTGGAGCTACGCTAATAGACGAGATCACGACTCAAAGAAGAATTGAACTATGGGGTGAAGGCTTCCGCTTCTTCGACCTAAAACGTACAAATAGTGCAATGGACAGAACAGGTACAAACGCTGTTCCATCAGTTAGCCTTATCGTTACAGTTCCTGCAGGAGACCCACAATGGCAATTCAAAATCCCTAAGGATGAATTGAACGCCAACCCTGCTATTCAGAGTCAGAACGATTAATCGTTCAATTAAATAAAAAAAGCTGCCTTCGGGCAGCTTTTTTTTTGCAGTTCATTAAACCTTTTTCTCAAACTGGAGTTAAATAATAACTGGCACAATAGTTGTGTTGTTTGTTGTGTTAAATTACATTAAACAGCCTAACGGAATGCCATAAAACATGATAGCAATAACGAATTAACAAAATAGATAGTTAACTTTGCAGCACAAAAAAACCTCGACTTCACAGTCGAGGTCTCGCTTCTGAGAAAAGCGCAGTAGTAGTTTGGGAACTATTGTTACTTGCAAGATAGATAATTTTAGCAATTTTCACAAAGTTTTAGGGTTTTTTTTCTTGTATTGACAAACACTGACTTTTCTCGAAGCGTATATAGGAAGCCTTCCATTTTGGAGGGCTTCTCTATTTTCTACCTCTAAACTGTAATTAACTGATTTAATTACACACTACACTGATTTACTGCAGTATTAATCAAGCAAAGAATTTTAGAATTAATGGTGCGCAACTCTCCTACCTTAGCCTAAGTGATGAGTCCTTTGCTCATAAAGGGATTTAATGCTAAGGTAATTTGTCGCCATTAACCGTAAAAATAGTATAAAGCCGCACCCGAGCGGCATAACAATTCATCTCGACACGGCAAACTATGAGTATTACGTACAAAAAGAATCACATTGAATGATCGTTTGAGTGCCCAATTCTATGGATTCGATCATCGAATATGAATACGTAACACTTAACCAAAGAAAGGAGATGCTTGCAAAGATATTTGTGGACGAACACAATTCTATTTAGGAGAAGAGAATCTGAACCTTTTAGTTATAGGTATTAAAACGCCAAATAAAAATCGCACGTAATCCTCTTGTAATCTTCGGTATAATCCAAGTTAGGGCCAACTCTTATGGCGAGATCGCTCTCCACGAGGGCTCCTCTAGTTCGTGAAAGTTCGAGCAGCACACGTTTAATCCTCCCACCGGCAAAGGGATGAACATAGGACTTCCTAATGCAATAAAGACCATGATTAGCAGCCAAAGCAATAAATATGCCCGCCTCCGCATAGGGAAATATCGCGGCAAAGATACCATTGTCCTCCAGCACCCGGTTGATGCCTATAACCAGATCGTCATACGAGAGCTGATCGGCGTGGCGGGATAGATTTCGGGAGGCAAAAGGGGACTTAAGCGACTGTATGAAAAAAGGTGGATTAGAAACCACCAAATTGTAGCGCTGATCAGTTTCGCCAGCAAAATCCTGAAAACTCGAGCCAAAAACCTCTACCCGACTTACCCAAGGAGAGTCCCTGACATTCTCTTTGGCAGTTTCCACCGCCATTTTATCAATTTCCACAGCATGAATAGTCGCATTAGGACAGCGTTGGGCAAGCATAAGTGCAATAACCCCTGTACCACTTCCAATATCGAGTATTTTAGTGGCGTTACTCACATCGGTCCATGCACCCAG
Protein-coding sequences here:
- a CDS encoding SusC/RagA family TonB-linked outer membrane protein, with the protein product MKKLIALVAILGLIGLQGAFAQTRSIKGTVTSKEDGMGLPGVNVTVKGTTIGTATDIDGNFTISVSADAKTLVFSSISYQSVEMPIQDVVNVVLEADTKQIDEVIVTGYGVTRKSAFTGAATTVGKKEMEGKFSPDPVRALEGNVTGLQMTTGSGQPGSPATIFIRGRNSLNSGTQPLYIVDGVPFTSDVQGMRENEGQTFSPLSTISPSDIENITVLKDATATSIYGARAANGVIVITTKKGKQGSFNVSFTARLGFEKLPEAKNYKLLNASKFTELSVEAALNNYALKGAAGTVDYYNTAYGLNFPYDAAGMKDFLYWYTPGVEGVDTDWLKEVTRTGMINQYTIDIQSGGKEKTSMKYYLSVDYLTNTAIIKGKDLSRYNVRFNFDQAPSDYIKFGLNSNFSHTETNMGAGGGYFSDPMTQAYMQAPINGPKNEDGTWNFSTVNGYNPVAQRSGLGDKSLAKQNRALFSPYVQVNITPDLFFISREGMDAYFMDEFGYWSFLQPQGKDMRGMGEKGNTSNILLTSTNTMNYLKTFGGVHNVNIMVGQEAQKNTIDYAYLSGSNYAVDYLNQVSLTSIPGSAKSTKDEIILQSYFGNAQYDYNNKYYLSGSFRVDGSSRFVKDNYWGKFWSVGAKYRISSESFMESTKGWLNTLMVRSSYGTTGNQTVGGSWYAARNLYDFGYNYNQKPGSAHLQFGNDDLKWEYTAKFNVGMDITIFDRVSITADYYDHKTKDMVFEVPVSESTGLDAYYKNIGELSNKGYELSINVNLLKTNDFNWDVTLNGSHNENRIEKLSTDAPISSTYTIIEEGKDIYTFKMKEWAGVDPATGRGMWYKGESGEETTFNYNEAGKRYLGSASPKFQGSFSTNFSYKGIDFALQLTTSVGGKIYGNNLRYDEHTGGSFGNNFTEYVYDNRWQKPGDNAKVPQLVAIDGFNESAHSSRYLMSGDYVKIRSISLGYNLPKEILQKMFVKSLRVFATADNVYTFAASDYRGFDPSGIGANGVQWWNYPTPRTYTFGLTLGF
- a CDS encoding RagB/SusD family nutrient uptake outer membrane protein; this encodes MKKIIAISALSIFLVGLVSCEKETDLYQSIKTEDAYKTVLDVDNGINGAYYALGSYRLLGMNVPALGDMATDVSKADASSGHFVTINKYTANQYSGELNEIWLYGYKVIDRCVRATNGAELLLETTTNEDDMATLYKSLSQAYSLRALTNFYLVNIFGLPYQPGVQNTQKGIILLENAPIEPFATVSRSSVEATYAQILSQIQKAKDYYTLYDNAGGKSLSAFYMGEGAIYALEARVKLYMHDWNGALIAAQTAIDIKGPKAVSNDIYQTMWRSIAITDEDIFTIAKSDNDNLSANSLNTLYGSYKGQISAFTKSLLDATDIRKALIATFTSANQPAKFQGTSTSQATSNIPIFRVSEMYLIIAEGTAQLNVDLDAAKDALLFTAQRNTAITTTADLPATQADLLTFIAKENVREFFAEGHRWFDLRRTGNTFLFGGKVFDVAKFVFPIPDAEVASGAGVEQNDNWFVAIPK
- a CDS encoding RagB/SusD family nutrient uptake outer membrane protein; this translates as MRKIKYILGIAAILSLGACSKDFLETAPTESIPAEDAFNTTSDAYAALNGIHRAMFFQYDAQDQAGQGSIMIDADLLGEDLVMTTLGNSWFVSTYRWIDHRNASSSGLPRFAWKFYYKIISNANTIINKIDNCVGPDKDKNQIKGQAFAFRAWAYFNLVQLYGKRYDVTTVPNTQLGVPLLLTNTIMGQPRATVEENYAQINADLDSSFVRLSNTYARDAKSHINLKVAQGLKARVALTMGDYTNAATYAALARTGYTPMNTTQYRDGFSSITNPEWMWGSAQISDQTTYFYSFFAYMSLNFSSTNIRSNPKAINNLVYNKIPATDIRKQLWWDGTPASWTSGAWTLPTTSFAKYAYMNRKFVVATYTSSVGDVVYMRAAEMYLIEAEALARSGQDGPAQNALFTLVSTRDNAYVKSTSTGATLIDEITTQRRIELWGEGFRFFDLKRTNSAMDRTGTNAVPSVSLIVTVPAGDPQWQFKIPKDELNANPAIQSQND
- a CDS encoding SusC/RagA family TonB-linked outer membrane protein, which translates into the protein MKKLIALVAILGLIGLQGAFAQTRSIKGTVTSKEDGMGLPGVNVTVKGTTIGTATDMDGNFNLNVSSDATILVISSIGYQTLEMPVQDVITVALESESKKIDEVMVVAFGTTKKSSFTGSASTVNTAKIDSRPITNITQALEGAASGVQFTAASGQPGSEQAIRIRGFGSINASNDPLYILDGVPYPGTLSSINPSDIENVTILKDAASTALYGSKAANGVIIVTTKKGKKGTSVFQVKASQGYSVRGIKEYDRVGVADYYTLMWEADRNNKLYNATVLPTEAVANLAATNGLITNLKFNILDVPNNEIVVDGVFNPNAKVKSLVAEDLNWLDNIQRTGKRSEYSVMYSGGQENTDYMYSMGYTKDDGYIINSDLERFTGRINVNSRIKKWLKTGLNVSGTKTKSNYQVSDDADNSSSYNNPFNFTRGMGPIYPVYAHDLTTTEGDYYLGLEGERLYDYGQVGTNRASGASTGRHVVAETKWNKNVINRNVMNSRAYAEFTFMEGLKLTTNFGMDLNNYYLSKYENSKVGDGAPAGRASKTNSLTTIYNLQQLLEYSKNYNKHNFTILAGHESYQYNYAYVYGMKNTETATNNFELINFTTVSSLDSYARDYATEGYLSRLEYNFDNKYFLSGSVRADGTSRFQKDNRWGKFWSVGGAWRLDQEDFIKNIKAIDQLKLRVSYGELGNDNIGTYYGYQAVYNLGNNNAGQAGYLQGYIGNDNVQWETNKSLDFGIEFGVLNMIRGNVDIYKRMSDNLLFDVPLPISSGYVYQTQNIGSMENRGIELSLAIDPIKTREFKWTVDVNLSTVKNEITKLPQEELIVGTKKLMKGHSLYEFWLRECKGVDPTDGIALFAGDMSQYSVQTAKNYRIIGSDTLATNQNYAKYHYAGSAIPDLTGSIANSVSYKNFELSVLITFQVGGKVYDATYANIMSSGTYGGALHKDILDRWQKPGDITDIPRMDAGKTATFNASSDRWLVDASYLNIRNINLSYNLPQSWLTKIDLASCKVFFGAENIAMFTKRAGMNVQQNFSGVTSNVYVPARGFTAGINFTF
- a CDS encoding tRNA1(Val) (adenine(37)-N6)-methyltransferase, with protein sequence MSVFRFKQFAIKQANVPMKVNTDGVLLGAWTDVSNATKILDIGSGTGVIALMLAQRCPNATIHAVEIDKMAVETAKENVRDSPWVSRVEVFGSSFQDFAGETDQRYNLVVSNPPFFIQSLKSPFASRNLSRHADQLSYDDLVIGINRVLEDNGIFAAIFPYAEAGIFIALAANHGLYCIRKSYVHPFAGGRIKRVLLELSRTRGALVESDLAIRVGPNLDYTEDYKRITCDFYLAF